From Cellulosimicrobium cellulans, the proteins below share one genomic window:
- a CDS encoding lipid II:glycine glycyltransferase FemX: protein MHDANLTIRTVTDRASWDARVNELGGHPLQLWGWGEVKATGAWTPHRVEAVDADGRVRGLAQVLVRSLPAQFKALCHVPRGPVIAPAGDGWGAGPGVGDDATRDAVTRAVVAWCKTTVGGVGVTIEPDWPVGTHLALPDARPAANPILYPVTLILDLTKSEDELTKAMGKSTRYDIRKAARTGLEVRRVTDEAEVRQVLDVYHETAERAGFALHDDEYYLAIHRELGEHSVLVAAFSEGAPVSFVWCVSSATTSFELYGGINDAGRKLRANAPVKWHAITLAQESGLVRYDMNGLLNDGISEFKRSFAQHDDELVHSVDVPFSMWYSAWNKGLPTAKKVVRKLRGSR, encoded by the coding sequence GTGCACGACGCGAACCTGACGATCCGGACAGTCACCGACCGCGCCTCCTGGGACGCCCGGGTGAACGAGCTCGGCGGCCACCCCCTCCAGCTCTGGGGCTGGGGCGAGGTCAAGGCCACGGGGGCGTGGACCCCGCACCGCGTGGAGGCGGTGGACGCCGACGGCCGCGTCCGCGGCCTGGCGCAGGTGCTCGTGCGGTCGCTCCCGGCCCAGTTCAAGGCGCTGTGCCACGTGCCGCGCGGGCCCGTGATCGCGCCGGCGGGAGACGGCTGGGGTGCCGGCCCGGGCGTGGGCGACGACGCGACGCGCGACGCCGTGACCCGGGCGGTCGTCGCGTGGTGCAAGACGACGGTCGGCGGCGTGGGCGTCACGATCGAGCCCGACTGGCCGGTCGGGACGCACCTCGCGCTGCCCGACGCCCGTCCCGCGGCGAACCCGATCCTCTACCCGGTCACGCTGATCCTCGACCTGACGAAGTCCGAGGACGAGCTGACGAAGGCCATGGGCAAGTCGACGCGGTACGACATCCGCAAGGCCGCGCGCACCGGGCTCGAGGTGCGCCGCGTGACGGACGAGGCCGAGGTGCGCCAGGTGCTCGACGTCTACCACGAGACGGCCGAGCGCGCGGGCTTCGCGCTGCACGACGACGAGTACTACCTCGCGATCCACCGCGAGCTCGGCGAGCACTCGGTGCTCGTCGCCGCGTTCTCCGAGGGCGCCCCGGTGTCGTTCGTGTGGTGCGTGTCGTCCGCGACGACGTCGTTCGAGCTCTACGGCGGGATCAACGACGCGGGGCGCAAGCTGCGCGCCAACGCCCCCGTGAAGTGGCACGCCATCACGCTCGCCCAGGAGTCGGGCCTCGTGCGCTACGACATGAACGGGCTGCTCAACGACGGGATCAGCGAGTTCAAGCGCAGCTTCGCGCAGCACGACGACGAGCTGGTGCACAGCGTCGACGTGCCGTTCTCGATGTGGTACTCGGCGTGGAACAAGGGCCTGCCGACCGCGAAGAAGGTCGTGCGCAAGCTCCGCGGGAGCCGCTGA
- a CDS encoding dihydrofolate reductase family protein produces MTSTTAPPPESAGGRTDLPPLDVLLPAAEHLPPDPREERLAALYAYGPSARGAHVVRANMVASVDGAAWGPDHRSGSINDDADWRVFRVLRALADVVLVGAGTGRAEGYTALDRPRGLRHLHDAPLELAIVTRTGRVPEALARGDRPPLVLTGPAGAATARGDVPADRVLVVGQDAAGAPPQPGAAVDLAVDLTRGLAALADRGLARVLTEGGPTLLGDLLAADLVDELCVTTTPTVVGQGPGRIVAGAAPSGTTALPPRGARLAHLLHSPEDRPGSPAGTTAARWLLPIG; encoded by the coding sequence GTGACCTCCACCACGGCACCCCCGCCCGAGTCCGCCGGCGGGCGCACGGACCTGCCCCCGCTCGACGTCCTGCTCCCCGCCGCGGAGCACCTGCCGCCCGACCCGCGGGAGGAACGCCTCGCGGCCCTCTACGCGTACGGCCCGTCCGCCCGCGGAGCGCACGTCGTGCGCGCCAACATGGTCGCGAGCGTCGACGGCGCGGCGTGGGGCCCGGACCACCGCTCGGGGTCGATCAACGACGACGCGGACTGGCGCGTCTTCCGCGTCCTGCGCGCGCTGGCCGACGTCGTCCTGGTCGGTGCGGGGACCGGCCGCGCGGAGGGGTACACCGCGCTCGACCGGCCGCGCGGTCTACGACACCTGCACGACGCGCCGCTCGAGCTCGCGATCGTCACCCGGACCGGCCGCGTCCCCGAGGCGCTCGCCCGCGGCGACCGCCCGCCCCTCGTGCTCACCGGGCCCGCCGGGGCGGCCACGGCCCGGGGCGACGTGCCCGCCGACCGGGTGCTCGTCGTCGGGCAGGACGCCGCGGGCGCGCCGCCCCAGCCGGGTGCCGCCGTCGATCTCGCGGTCGATCTCACGAGGGGACTTGCCGCGCTCGCCGACCGCGGCCTGGCCCGCGTGCTCACCGAGGGCGGACCGACGCTCCTGGGCGACCTGCTCGCGGCGGACCTGGTCGACGAGCTGTGCGTCACCACGACGCCGACCGTCGTCGGGCAGGGGCCCGGCCGGATCGTGGCCGGGGCGGCGCCGTCGGGCACGACCGCGCTCCCGCCCCGGGGCGCGCGCCTCGCCCACCTGCTGCACAGCCCCGAGGACCGTCCCGGCTCCCCCGCCGGTACGACCGCCGCGCGCTGGCTCCTGCCGATAGGCTGA
- a CDS encoding HAD family hydrolase, whose protein sequence is MTVRHVLFDADGVLQHIPDGWYAAVARYLGDRAHDFVRDTWSEDLPMLVGDGDYLPVLAAGLERYGVAEPAEDVYRAIWFDALEVVDASFDLVRGLRASGYGVHLGTNQESRRVPFMRQTLGYDAEFDTSWYSCELGLAKPDPRFFVEAARRIGAEPGEVLFVDDTARNVEGARAAGMVGVHWDVSRGHDELVRVLAGHGVAVRAGHGTAAEGVTSDGSPGLAVPGP, encoded by the coding sequence ATGACCGTGCGCCACGTCCTGTTCGACGCCGACGGCGTGCTCCAGCACATCCCCGACGGCTGGTACGCGGCGGTCGCGCGCTACCTGGGCGACCGGGCGCATGACTTCGTCCGCGACACGTGGAGCGAGGACCTGCCCATGCTCGTGGGCGACGGCGACTACCTCCCCGTGCTCGCCGCGGGTCTGGAGCGCTACGGCGTGGCGGAGCCGGCGGAGGACGTCTACCGCGCAATCTGGTTCGACGCGCTCGAGGTCGTGGACGCGTCGTTCGACCTCGTGCGCGGGCTGCGGGCGAGCGGCTACGGCGTGCACCTCGGCACCAACCAGGAGAGCCGGCGCGTGCCGTTCATGCGCCAGACCCTCGGCTACGACGCCGAGTTCGACACGAGCTGGTACTCGTGCGAGCTCGGGCTCGCCAAGCCCGACCCGCGGTTCTTCGTCGAGGCGGCCCGACGCATCGGTGCGGAACCGGGCGAGGTGCTGTTCGTCGACGACACCGCACGCAACGTCGAGGGCGCGCGCGCCGCGGGCATGGTCGGGGTGCACTGGGACGTCTCGCGGGGCCACGACGAGCTCGTGCGCGTGCTGGCCGGGCACGGCGTCGCCGTCCGGGCAGGTCACGGCACCGCGGCTGAGGGCGTCACGAGCGACGGCAGCCCGGGCCTGGCCGTACCCGGCCCGTAG
- a CDS encoding HRDC domain-containing protein, whose protein sequence is MSSTAAPAPPPLDPTPATGTQQTVVTPLTEPSDGLGRVVDTPAAFARVVDAFAAASGPVAADAERASGYRYGQRTYLVQVRREGAGTALVDPVAVPDLSPLREAVGDAEWVLHAASQDLPGLAEHGVVPASVFDTELAARLLGMERVGLAAVVADVLGLGLAKEHSAVDWSTRPLPDDWLRYAALDVEVLVPLRRALGERLEDAGKAGWAAEEFEAVRTAGPPPPRPEPWRRTSGTHTLRDPRRLAVVRSLWEARDATARARDIAPGRVLPDRAIVAAAEALPRTAGQLVDLPPFAGKGTRRRAAYWQRAIDTALALPANALPTTRGPRTDAPPPPRAWADRDPGAAARLEAARAVVQGISERLAVPVENVLQPDALRRLCWTPPDPLDAAGISAFLHGRGARDWQVALVAQPLAEAFGSIAGA, encoded by the coding sequence ATGAGCTCGACCGCAGCACCCGCACCCCCGCCGCTCGACCCGACCCCCGCGACCGGCACGCAGCAGACCGTCGTCACGCCGCTCACCGAGCCGTCCGACGGGCTCGGCCGCGTCGTCGACACCCCCGCGGCCTTCGCCCGCGTCGTCGACGCGTTCGCCGCTGCGAGCGGCCCGGTCGCCGCCGACGCGGAGCGCGCGTCGGGCTACCGCTACGGCCAGCGCACCTACCTCGTCCAGGTCCGCCGCGAGGGCGCCGGGACGGCGCTCGTCGACCCCGTCGCCGTTCCCGACCTGTCGCCGCTGCGCGAGGCGGTCGGGGACGCGGAGTGGGTGCTGCACGCGGCGTCCCAGGACCTGCCGGGCCTCGCGGAGCACGGCGTGGTCCCGGCGAGCGTGTTCGACACCGAGCTCGCGGCCCGCCTGCTCGGCATGGAGCGCGTCGGCCTCGCGGCCGTCGTCGCGGACGTGCTCGGCCTCGGCCTCGCGAAGGAGCACTCGGCGGTCGACTGGTCGACCCGCCCGCTCCCGGACGACTGGCTGCGGTACGCCGCGCTCGACGTCGAGGTGCTCGTCCCGCTGCGCCGCGCCCTCGGCGAGCGGCTCGAGGACGCGGGCAAGGCCGGCTGGGCGGCGGAGGAGTTCGAGGCGGTGCGGACCGCAGGTCCGCCGCCGCCGCGCCCCGAGCCGTGGCGGCGCACGTCCGGCACGCACACGCTGCGCGACCCGCGTCGGCTGGCGGTCGTGCGGAGCCTGTGGGAGGCCCGCGACGCGACCGCTCGCGCGCGCGACATCGCGCCGGGCCGGGTGCTGCCCGACCGCGCGATCGTCGCCGCGGCGGAGGCGCTGCCACGCACCGCAGGTCAGCTCGTCGACCTGCCGCCGTTCGCGGGCAAGGGCACGCGCCGCCGGGCGGCGTACTGGCAGCGCGCCATCGACACCGCGCTCGCGCTGCCCGCGAACGCCCTCCCCACGACGCGCGGACCGCGCACCGACGCCCCGCCGCCGCCGCGCGCGTGGGCCGACCGCGACCCGGGCGCCGCGGCCCGCCTGGAGGCGGCGCGCGCCGTCGTGCAGGGGATCTCGGAGCGGCTCGCGGTCCCCGTGGAGAACGTGCTCCAGCCCGACGCGCTGCGGCGCCTGTGCTGGACGCCGCCGGACCCGCTGGACGCGGCGGGGATCTCCGCGTTCCTGCACGGGCGGGGCGCCCGCGACTGGCAGGTGGCGCTCGTCGCGCAGCCCCTCGCGGAGGCGTTCGGGAGCATCGCCGGAGCGTAG
- a CDS encoding DegT/DnrJ/EryC1/StrS family aminotransferase yields the protein MSRHPQDATATRMLADRTGTDPADWFLVFKARYGMEVVFRALAAARGAGDVVTQVFTCSTAVDPVLVAGLRPVYAEVSPATVAIDPDRLAVGPDTRAVVLQNTFGIVDDATALRLRAAARSVGALLVEDSAHCVTRLARDADGSPVADVSFHSFGVEKMLPTRFGGAVWVNPALDPALRAAIVSALDVLPVVGARLDLAARSFRTQVRVLNRLPGGAAGTVRGALTAVGAYEPAIAPVENRGGLAHPPLRPSSWVTGRMVDALRSSGDVEARRADTVAEYVRGLSGVVEVPAGIGERAPLVRFPFFAPDAPTADRLVRELTAAGFYVGKWYRPALFPGPDDPTVYGYTPGDPALATTEDLVARVVNLPTTVGVATARRIVEAVRSALGA from the coding sequence ATGAGCCGCCACCCGCAGGACGCGACCGCGACGAGGATGCTCGCCGACCGGACGGGCACCGACCCGGCCGACTGGTTCCTCGTCTTCAAGGCCCGCTACGGGATGGAGGTCGTGTTCCGGGCGCTCGCCGCGGCGCGCGGTGCGGGCGACGTGGTCACCCAGGTGTTCACGTGCTCGACGGCCGTCGACCCCGTCCTCGTGGCCGGTCTGCGGCCCGTCTACGCCGAGGTCTCCCCGGCGACCGTCGCGATCGACCCCGACCGGCTCGCGGTCGGGCCGGACACGCGCGCCGTCGTGCTGCAGAACACGTTCGGCATCGTCGACGACGCGACCGCGCTCCGGCTGCGCGCCGCCGCGCGCTCCGTCGGCGCGCTGCTCGTCGAGGACAGCGCGCACTGCGTGACGCGCCTCGCGCGCGACGCGGACGGGTCGCCCGTCGCGGACGTGTCGTTCCACTCGTTCGGCGTCGAGAAGATGCTCCCCACGCGATTCGGGGGAGCCGTCTGGGTGAACCCGGCGCTCGACCCGGCGCTGCGCGCCGCGATCGTGTCCGCGCTCGACGTGCTGCCGGTCGTCGGGGCCCGGCTCGACCTCGCCGCGCGCAGCTTCCGGACGCAGGTGCGCGTGCTCAACCGGCTCCCGGGCGGCGCGGCGGGGACGGTGCGTGGCGCGCTCACCGCCGTCGGCGCGTACGAGCCGGCGATCGCCCCCGTCGAGAACCGGGGCGGCCTCGCGCACCCGCCGCTGCGGCCGTCGTCGTGGGTCACCGGCCGGATGGTCGACGCGCTGCGGTCGAGCGGCGACGTCGAGGCGCGCCGCGCGGACACCGTCGCGGAGTACGTGCGCGGGCTGTCCGGCGTCGTCGAGGTGCCGGCGGGCATCGGCGAGCGCGCGCCGCTGGTCCGGTTCCCCTTCTTCGCGCCCGACGCGCCGACCGCCGACCGGCTCGTGCGCGAGCTGACGGCCGCCGGGTTCTACGTCGGCAAGTGGTACCGGCCCGCGCTGTTCCCCGGCCCGGACGACCCGACGGTCTACGGGTACACGCCCGGCGACCCCGCGCTCGCGACGACCGAGGACCTCGTGGCGCGCGTCGTCAACCTGCCGACCACGGTGGGAGTCGCGACGGCGCGCCGCATCGTCGAGGCCGTGCGGTCGGCACTGGGCGCCTGA
- a CDS encoding aspartate/glutamate racemase family protein, which produces MTSRPDQDHAQPLVGVLGGVGPLATAYFLQLLVELTEAERDQDHVDAVVLNHATIPDRTAFILGRSDADPGPVLARDAQRLERFGADFLVMPCNTAHYFTQQVLDAISVPFVSIIDTTVDAARSRVADLRAVGLLATAGTATSGVYQDAFAHHGVDALVPDEADQALVSQIIYEQVKAGRSVDIETFRAVAGRLVERGAQVIVLGCTELSVVAVDHDLLADPLYLDSTDQLARATIRRAGHRVRED; this is translated from the coding sequence GTGACGTCGCGACCGGACCAGGACCACGCCCAGCCCCTCGTCGGAGTGCTCGGAGGTGTCGGACCGCTCGCCACGGCGTACTTCCTCCAGCTCCTCGTCGAGCTCACGGAGGCGGAGCGCGACCAGGACCACGTGGACGCCGTCGTGCTCAACCACGCCACGATCCCCGACCGCACGGCGTTCATCCTCGGCCGCTCGGACGCGGACCCGGGCCCGGTGCTCGCGCGCGACGCGCAGCGGCTCGAGCGCTTCGGGGCGGACTTCCTCGTCATGCCGTGCAACACCGCGCACTACTTCACCCAGCAGGTGCTCGACGCGATCAGCGTCCCGTTCGTGTCCATCATCGACACGACGGTCGACGCGGCCCGCTCACGGGTCGCGGACCTGCGCGCCGTGGGGCTGCTCGCGACGGCGGGGACCGCCACGTCGGGCGTCTACCAGGACGCGTTCGCGCACCACGGCGTCGACGCGCTCGTCCCGGACGAGGCGGACCAGGCCCTCGTCTCGCAGATCATCTACGAGCAGGTCAAGGCCGGCCGGTCGGTCGACATCGAGACGTTCCGCGCCGTCGCCGGCCGGCTCGTCGAGCGCGGTGCCCAGGTGATCGTGCTGGGCTGCACGGAGCTGTCGGTCGTCGCCGTCGACCACGACCTGCTCGCCGACCCGCTCTACCTCGACTCGACCGACCAGCTCGCGCGCGCGACCATCCGCCGCGCGGGGCACCGCGTCCGCGAGGACTGA
- a CDS encoding carboxylate--amine ligase: MTYGNAEFLPIVLGTNLNTYNIARSLHEAYGVRTLALGRFPLRETADSRIVDVRTYRDFDDPERIVAVLRELAEEFPGRKRLLIANIEFYTNVVIAHRAELEDLYVIPLVGQELAARLMNKTDFYRTCAELGVPHPETVIATAADVDAPGFGENLPFPYPLILKPSDTDTYPRLRFEGKKKVYLVQDAAELRDVARRVYAAGYTDDLIVQEYLAGDESVMRVVNTYSDRHGRLRFLSAAQIVLGEYDPKLVGNYNAVVTMKDDKLTESVRHLLDSLGYVGAANLDVMYDRRTGTSKILEVNLRQGAASFYTMAAGGNLARCYVEDLVHGRELPEQVTSEARLWVNVPYPVVRALVPVSLRHRVKKARKHGVWHTLRYAPDRSLRRRVDVWRVDLRHTLDYVKFARSRPSA, from the coding sequence ATGACGTACGGCAACGCCGAGTTCCTCCCCATCGTCCTGGGGACCAACCTCAACACCTACAACATCGCGAGGTCGTTGCACGAGGCGTACGGCGTCCGCACGCTGGCCCTGGGCCGCTTCCCGCTGCGGGAGACGGCGGACTCCCGCATCGTCGACGTGCGCACCTACCGCGACTTCGACGACCCGGAGCGCATCGTCGCGGTCCTGCGCGAGCTGGCCGAGGAGTTCCCGGGCCGGAAGCGCCTGCTCATCGCGAACATCGAGTTCTACACGAACGTCGTGATCGCGCACCGCGCCGAGCTCGAGGACCTCTACGTCATCCCGCTCGTCGGCCAGGAGCTGGCCGCGCGCCTCATGAACAAGACGGACTTCTACCGCACCTGCGCGGAGCTGGGCGTGCCGCACCCGGAGACGGTGATCGCGACGGCGGCGGACGTCGACGCCCCGGGCTTCGGCGAGAACCTGCCGTTCCCGTACCCGCTCATCCTCAAGCCGTCGGACACGGACACGTACCCGCGCCTGCGGTTCGAGGGCAAGAAGAAGGTCTACCTCGTGCAGGACGCGGCCGAGCTGCGCGACGTCGCGCGCCGCGTCTACGCCGCGGGGTACACGGACGACCTCATCGTCCAGGAGTACCTCGCGGGCGACGAGTCGGTCATGCGCGTGGTCAACACGTACTCCGACCGGCACGGCCGTCTGCGGTTCCTCTCCGCGGCGCAGATCGTGCTCGGCGAGTACGACCCGAAGCTCGTCGGGAACTACAACGCCGTCGTGACGATGAAGGACGACAAGCTCACCGAGTCGGTCCGGCACCTGCTCGACAGCCTCGGTTACGTCGGCGCCGCGAACCTCGACGTCATGTACGACCGCCGCACGGGCACGAGCAAGATCCTCGAGGTCAACCTGCGCCAGGGCGCCGCGAGCTTCTACACGATGGCGGCGGGCGGCAACCTCGCGCGCTGCTACGTCGAGGACCTCGTGCACGGGCGCGAGCTGCCGGAGCAGGTCACGTCGGAGGCTCGGCTGTGGGTCAACGTGCCCTACCCCGTCGTGCGCGCCCTCGTGCCCGTGTCGCTGCGCCACCGCGTGAAGAAGGCGCGCAAGCACGGGGTGTGGCACACGCTGCGCTACGCGCCCGACAGGAGCCTGCGCCGCCGGGTCGACGTGTGGCGCGTCGACCTGCGCCACACGCTCGACTACGTGAAGTTCGCGCGCTCGCGCCCGTCGGCATGA
- the gndA gene encoding NADP-dependent phosphogluconate dehydrogenase — protein MSARAQIGVTGLAVMGRNLARNFARHGYTVAVHNRSYAKTESLIAEAGSEGDFVPSESMADFVASLERPRKVVIMVKAGAATDAVIDELVPLLEEGDIVVDAGNAHFPDTIRREKALAAQGLHFVGTGVSGGEEGALNGPSIMPGGTRESYQSLGPILEDISAKVDGVPCCTYVGPDGAGHFVKMVHNGIEYADMQLIAEAYDLLKQGLGASAQEIGEIFAQWNTGDLESFLIEITADVLQHVDAETGKAFVDVVLDQAEQKGTGRWTVQNGLDLGVPITGIAEATFARALSGSVPQREAGRAALPADAAAWDVQDRDAFVEDVRLALYASKVVAYSQGFDQIAAASAEYGWDIDRGAMARIWRGGCIIRARFLNRITEAYERDAQLPLLLADEYFTGAVGNGLAAWRRVVSQAALNGVPTPAFSSSLAYYDGVRAERLPAALIQAQRDFFGAHTYRRVDKAGTFHTEWSGDRTESDA, from the coding sequence ATGTCAGCACGCGCACAGATCGGTGTGACCGGACTCGCCGTCATGGGTCGCAACCTGGCCCGCAACTTCGCCCGGCACGGCTACACGGTCGCGGTGCACAACCGCTCGTACGCCAAGACCGAGTCCCTGATCGCCGAGGCGGGCAGCGAGGGCGACTTCGTCCCGTCCGAGTCGATGGCCGACTTCGTCGCGTCGCTCGAGCGCCCGCGCAAGGTCGTCATCATGGTCAAGGCGGGCGCGGCCACCGACGCCGTCATCGACGAGCTCGTGCCGCTGCTGGAGGAGGGCGACATCGTCGTCGACGCCGGCAACGCGCACTTCCCGGACACGATCCGCCGGGAGAAGGCGCTCGCGGCGCAGGGCCTGCACTTCGTCGGCACCGGCGTCTCGGGCGGCGAGGAGGGCGCGCTCAACGGCCCGTCGATCATGCCCGGCGGCACGCGCGAGTCCTACCAGAGCCTCGGCCCGATCCTCGAGGACATCTCGGCGAAGGTCGACGGCGTGCCGTGCTGCACCTACGTCGGCCCCGACGGCGCCGGCCACTTCGTCAAGATGGTGCACAACGGCATCGAGTACGCCGACATGCAGCTCATCGCCGAGGCCTACGACCTGCTCAAGCAGGGGCTCGGCGCGTCGGCGCAGGAGATCGGCGAGATCTTCGCGCAGTGGAACACGGGCGACCTCGAGTCGTTCCTCATCGAGATCACCGCGGACGTGCTCCAGCACGTGGACGCGGAGACCGGCAAGGCGTTCGTCGACGTCGTGCTCGACCAGGCCGAGCAGAAGGGCACCGGCCGCTGGACGGTGCAGAACGGCCTCGACCTCGGCGTGCCGATCACCGGCATCGCCGAGGCGACGTTCGCCCGCGCGCTGTCCGGCTCGGTCCCGCAGCGCGAGGCAGGCCGAGCGGCGCTGCCCGCCGACGCCGCCGCGTGGGACGTGCAGGACCGCGACGCGTTCGTCGAGGACGTGCGCCTCGCGCTCTACGCGTCGAAGGTCGTCGCGTACTCGCAGGGCTTCGACCAGATCGCGGCGGCCTCCGCCGAGTACGGCTGGGACATCGACCGCGGCGCGATGGCCCGCATCTGGCGCGGCGGCTGCATCATCCGCGCGCGCTTCCTCAACCGCATCACCGAGGCGTACGAGCGCGACGCGCAGCTCCCGCTGCTCCTCGCGGACGAGTACTTCACCGGCGCGGTGGGCAACGGCCTCGCCGCGTGGCGTCGGGTCGTGTCGCAGGCCGCGCTGAACGGCGTCCCCACGCCCGCGTTCTCGTCGTCGCTCGCCTACTACGACGGCGTCCGGGCCGAGCGCCTGCCCGCCGCGCTCATCCAGGCGCAGCGCGACTTCTTCGGCGCGCACACCTACCGCCGCGTCGACAAGGCGGGCACGTTCCACACCGAGTGGTCGGGCGACCGGACCGAGTCCGACGCCTGA
- a CDS encoding GNAT family N-acetyltransferase — MAPMLAGPAVDPRTFASPQPVLDTGDGLRLRPWTGDDAPALREVYDDPAVRRWHVRSLTTDAEARDVALGWAARWGEGAGASWAVVDPEGALRGRLALREVSLQDGSAEVAYWTVPAARGQGVAPCALRTATRWAFGAGFHRLWLEHSVDNAPSCRAAASAGFDAEGVRRSAVLHADGWHDMHTHARIAPGPSLGWRP, encoded by the coding sequence ATGGCTCCGATGCTCGCCGGACCGGCGGTCGACCCGCGCACCTTCGCCTCGCCGCAGCCCGTGCTCGACACCGGCGACGGCCTGCGGCTGCGCCCGTGGACCGGTGACGACGCCCCCGCGCTGCGCGAGGTGTACGACGACCCGGCGGTGCGGCGGTGGCACGTCCGGTCGCTCACGACCGACGCCGAGGCGCGCGACGTCGCGCTCGGGTGGGCGGCGCGCTGGGGCGAGGGGGCCGGGGCCTCGTGGGCCGTCGTCGACCCGGAGGGCGCGCTCCGCGGGCGCCTCGCGCTGCGCGAGGTGTCGCTGCAGGACGGGAGCGCCGAGGTCGCCTACTGGACGGTGCCCGCGGCCCGCGGCCAGGGGGTCGCGCCGTGCGCGCTGCGCACCGCGACGCGATGGGCCTTCGGCGCCGGCTTCCACCGGCTGTGGCTCGAGCACTCGGTCGACAACGCACCGTCGTGCCGCGCGGCCGCCTCGGCGGGCTTCGACGCGGAAGGGGTCCGGCGCTCGGCCGTGCTGCACGCCGACGGGTGGCACGACATGCACACCCACGCCCGGATCGCCCCGGGCCCGTCGCTAGGGTGGCGGCCATGA
- a CDS encoding DUF3000 domain-containing protein produces the protein MITAHGTDAPPEFRAVLDALGARRLRPEVTLREVPAPRRIAPWSVALTGEVEAPRAEDPDLASGRFIVLHDPEGQEAWQGSFRVVTMVRATLEPEMASEEMLAEVAWTWLEDALHDTGAAVRAEGGTVTRVLSQSFGALAGKDNDVELEMRASWTPVPAGNDGAADLGDHLAAWAQLLCTAAGLPPLPDGVTPLGARPPARRNTVNP, from the coding sequence GTGATCACCGCTCACGGGACCGACGCTCCCCCGGAGTTCCGTGCCGTCCTCGACGCTCTCGGCGCGCGGCGGCTACGACCCGAGGTGACGTTGCGCGAGGTCCCCGCCCCCCGCCGGATCGCGCCCTGGTCGGTCGCGCTCACCGGCGAGGTCGAGGCGCCGCGCGCCGAGGACCCCGACCTCGCGTCGGGGCGGTTCATCGTGCTCCACGACCCCGAGGGTCAGGAGGCCTGGCAGGGCAGCTTCCGCGTCGTGACGATGGTGCGCGCGACGCTCGAGCCGGAGATGGCGTCCGAGGAGATGCTCGCCGAGGTCGCGTGGACCTGGCTCGAGGACGCGCTCCACGACACGGGAGCGGCCGTGCGCGCGGAGGGCGGCACCGTGACGCGCGTGCTGTCGCAGAGCTTCGGCGCGCTCGCCGGGAAGGACAACGACGTCGAGCTGGAGATGCGCGCGTCATGGACCCCGGTGCCCGCGGGGAACGACGGCGCCGCGGACCTCGGTGACCATCTCGCGGCGTGGGCGCAGCTGCTGTGCACGGCCGCCGGGCTGCCTCCCCTGCCCGACGGCGTCACGCCCCTCGGTGCTCGACCCCCCGCCCGACGCAATACCGTGAACCCATGA